From a single Rhodococcus qingshengii JCM 15477 genomic region:
- a CDS encoding enoyl-CoA hydratase-related protein, whose product MSTVSTERHDRVLIVRIEREERRNAINRETAEGIEAALNILDDDPDLWVGIITGTPNIFCAGTDIRERADLRMPRGGEYGVIRRRRNKPLIAAVEGYALGGGFEIALACDLIVASATAQFGLPETKRGLVATSGALFRAPRALPINVARELLITGRTLDPERAKDLGVVNAVTAPGKALDEALVMAAEICESSPTSVSLSLKAIEALYADADADGWKVTDDAKDAVLRSPDIAEGLDAFATRRTPRWSGLPPA is encoded by the coding sequence ATGTCGACTGTTTCCACCGAACGCCACGACCGCGTTCTCATCGTCAGGATCGAACGCGAAGAACGCCGTAACGCGATCAACCGTGAGACTGCCGAGGGAATCGAAGCCGCGCTGAATATTCTCGACGACGACCCTGATCTGTGGGTCGGCATCATCACCGGAACCCCCAACATCTTTTGCGCCGGAACCGATATCCGAGAGCGGGCCGACCTCCGCATGCCTCGCGGCGGAGAGTACGGCGTCATCCGGCGCCGGCGGAACAAGCCCCTGATCGCTGCAGTCGAGGGCTACGCGCTTGGTGGCGGTTTCGAAATCGCACTGGCCTGCGATCTGATCGTCGCTTCCGCCACAGCGCAATTCGGCCTTCCCGAAACCAAACGCGGTCTGGTTGCGACGTCCGGAGCACTCTTTCGGGCGCCTCGCGCGCTTCCGATCAACGTCGCCCGCGAACTCTTGATCACCGGCCGCACACTCGATCCCGAACGGGCAAAGGACCTCGGCGTCGTCAATGCAGTCACTGCCCCTGGTAAGGCACTCGACGAGGCACTGGTGATGGCAGCGGAGATCTGCGAGTCCTCCCCCACCTCCGTGAGTCTGAGTCTGAAGGCCATCGAGGCTCTCTACGCCGACGCCGACGCCGACGGATGGAAGGTCACCGACGACGCCAAGGACGCAGTGTTGCGCTCTCCGGACATCGCCGAAGGACTCGACGCTTTCGCCACTCGTCGGACACCCCGATGGAGCGGACTGCCGCCCGCATGA
- a CDS encoding OsmC family protein, whose product MTTASISHLSSVVAANADAIDKDASKAHVVFKASAQAHDAVASTISLGKYSVEVDEPPALGGENTAANPVEYYLASLLSCQVVTYRVWADKLGIALDDISARAEGDLDVRGFFGFDDAVRPGFSEVRVVVTLTGPERRERYLELQETVDAHCPVLDLTRNPVPVHTVVETA is encoded by the coding sequence ATGACCACCGCCTCCATCTCACACCTGAGTTCCGTCGTAGCAGCCAACGCCGACGCCATCGACAAAGACGCGAGCAAAGCACACGTCGTATTCAAGGCTTCCGCCCAGGCGCACGACGCCGTTGCCAGCACCATTTCTCTCGGTAAGTACAGCGTCGAGGTCGACGAGCCACCGGCCCTCGGCGGCGAGAACACCGCAGCCAATCCTGTCGAGTACTACCTTGCTTCCCTGCTCTCCTGCCAGGTGGTCACCTACCGCGTCTGGGCGGACAAACTCGGTATCGCTCTCGACGACATCTCGGCCAGGGCCGAAGGTGACCTCGACGTTCGTGGATTCTTCGGCTTCGACGACGCCGTTCGCCCGGGATTCTCCGAGGTCCGCGTGGTCGTCACCCTGACCGGCCCCGAACGCCGCGAGCGCTACCTGGAACTGCAGGAAACGGTCGACGCCCACTGCCCCGTACTCGATCTCACCCGCAATCCCGTCCCAGTGCATACAGTCGTCGAAACCGCCTGA
- a CDS encoding bifunctional o-acetylhomoserine/o-acetylserine sulfhydrylase: protein MSENTPVDTDPTADWSFETKQVHAGQGPDSATNARALPIYQTTSYVFDNTDHAAALFGLAEPGNIYTRIMNPTQDAVEQRIAALEGGVAALLVASGQAAESFAILNLAEAGDHIVSSPRLYGGTYNLFHYTLPKLGITVDFVEDPDNLDHWREAIRPNTKAFYGETISNPKNDVFDIPGISAVAHEHGIPLIVDNTVATPYLIQPLKHGADIVVHSATKYLGGHGTAIAGVIVDGGTFDWTQGRHTNFTTPDPSYHGVTFADLGAPAYALKARVQLLRDLGSAIAPFNAFLISQGIETLSLRIERHVSNAQKVAEFLEGRAEVTSVAYAGLESSPWHERGKQLAPKGTGAIVAFELAGGVDAGKKFVNALTLHSHVANIGDVRSLVIHPASTTHSQLTPEEQLASGVTPGLVRLAVGIEGIDDILADLETGLAAAAS, encoded by the coding sequence ATGAGCGAGAACACCCCCGTCGATACCGATCCGACCGCCGATTGGTCGTTCGAAACCAAGCAGGTCCACGCCGGACAGGGCCCGGACAGCGCTACCAACGCTCGGGCGCTTCCGATCTACCAGACCACCAGCTACGTCTTCGACAACACCGACCATGCGGCGGCGCTCTTCGGCCTCGCCGAGCCGGGCAACATCTACACCCGCATCATGAACCCGACGCAGGACGCCGTCGAGCAGCGCATCGCCGCCCTCGAAGGCGGAGTCGCGGCTCTGCTGGTTGCGTCCGGTCAGGCCGCCGAATCCTTCGCGATCCTCAACCTCGCCGAGGCCGGGGACCACATCGTCTCAAGCCCTCGCCTGTACGGCGGCACGTACAACCTCTTCCACTACACGCTGCCCAAGCTCGGTATCACCGTCGACTTCGTCGAGGACCCGGACAACCTCGATCACTGGCGTGAGGCAATCCGTCCGAACACCAAGGCGTTCTACGGCGAAACCATCTCCAACCCCAAGAACGACGTGTTCGACATCCCCGGCATCAGCGCAGTCGCCCATGAGCACGGCATCCCGCTGATCGTGGACAACACGGTCGCAACTCCGTACCTCATTCAGCCGCTGAAGCACGGCGCCGACATCGTCGTCCACTCCGCCACCAAATACCTTGGCGGACACGGCACCGCGATCGCCGGCGTCATCGTCGACGGTGGCACCTTCGACTGGACCCAGGGACGCCACACCAACTTCACGACCCCCGACCCCAGCTACCACGGCGTCACCTTTGCCGATCTCGGTGCACCCGCCTACGCCCTCAAGGCACGCGTTCAGCTTCTGCGCGACCTCGGCTCGGCCATCGCACCGTTCAACGCCTTCCTCATCTCGCAGGGTATCGAGACACTGAGCCTGCGCATCGAGCGCCACGTGTCCAACGCCCAGAAGGTCGCGGAATTCCTCGAGGGCCGCGCCGAGGTCACGTCGGTCGCGTACGCCGGACTGGAATCCTCGCCCTGGCACGAGCGCGGAAAGCAGCTGGCGCCCAAGGGAACCGGCGCCATCGTCGCGTTCGAGCTCGCCGGTGGAGTCGACGCAGGCAAGAAGTTCGTCAACGCTCTGACGTTGCACAGCCACGTCGCCAACATCGGTGACGTTCGCTCACTCGTCATCCACCCCGCGTCGACGACGCACTCGCAGCTCACCCCCGAGGAGCAGCTCGCTTCGGGCGTCACCCCGGGGCTCGTCCGCCTTGCGGTCGGCATCGAAGGGATCGACGACATTCTCGCCGACCTCGAAACCGGTTTGGCCGCAGCAGCTTCCTGA
- the bphC gene encoding biphenyl-2,3-diol 1,2-dioxygenase, which translates to MTEIRGLGYLRIQTQDVARWRELVVDGLGLAVGSGPEADGLYLRLDERRARLIVLPGETDKALAVGWEVRDQFALQRVREAVEKAGVEVEVLSEVDASYRDAEQVIAFGDPNGNRVEVFFGPVLDHSPLVTPHGGRFVTGDQGLGHVVLPVTRFDEAYTFYTEVLGFLPRGSIRLGGIDAPPPARRVRFMGVNQRHHSLALCPAPPVDEPGLVHLMMEAETLDAVGQALDRVAKLGFSISSTLGRHTNDKMVSFYVRAPGGWDLEFGCEGMLVDEAFYTAEEITADSYWGHDWSESEPLAAFTPKS; encoded by the coding sequence ATGACTGAAATTCGGGGCCTGGGGTATCTCAGGATCCAAACGCAGGACGTGGCTCGCTGGCGCGAGCTCGTGGTCGACGGACTCGGCCTCGCGGTCGGTAGTGGCCCGGAAGCCGACGGCCTCTACTTGCGCCTGGACGAGCGTCGTGCGCGACTGATCGTCCTGCCCGGTGAGACGGACAAGGCTCTCGCAGTGGGCTGGGAAGTGCGAGATCAGTTCGCGCTCCAGCGTGTTCGTGAAGCAGTGGAGAAGGCCGGAGTCGAGGTCGAGGTTCTTTCCGAGGTCGACGCCAGCTACCGCGATGCCGAGCAGGTCATCGCATTCGGCGATCCCAACGGCAACCGAGTCGAGGTCTTCTTCGGACCGGTACTCGACCACAGCCCGTTGGTCACCCCGCACGGCGGCCGTTTCGTCACCGGCGATCAGGGCCTCGGCCATGTGGTGCTTCCGGTTACGCGTTTCGACGAGGCATACACCTTCTACACCGAGGTGCTCGGATTTCTCCCGCGCGGTTCCATCCGTCTCGGCGGTATCGATGCGCCGCCGCCGGCTCGCCGCGTTCGCTTCATGGGTGTCAACCAGCGCCACCACAGCCTGGCGTTGTGCCCGGCGCCGCCGGTTGACGAGCCCGGTCTCGTGCACCTGATGATGGAAGCCGAGACTCTCGACGCCGTCGGTCAGGCTCTCGATCGTGTTGCCAAGCTCGGCTTCTCGATCTCCTCGACGTTGGGTCGCCACACGAACGACAAGATGGTGTCGTTCTACGTGCGCGCACCGGGTGGATGGGATCTGGAGTTCGGTTGCGAAGGCATGCTTGTCGACGAAGCCTTCTACACCGCTGAGGAAATCACGGCCGACAGCTACTGGGGCCATGACTGGTCCGAGAGTGAACCGCTGGCCGCGTTCACTCCCAAGAGCTAG
- a CDS encoding acyl-CoA dehydrogenase family protein, which yields MGQVLDNISQFADEIRADGVEGDKLMRLTDGSAKRLRDSGVIRMLQPKEFGGLEAHPREFAETAMAIGAMDGATGWVSGIVGVHPWELAFFDRKAQEEVWGTDPDTWMASPYAPMGVARPVEGGYILNGRWSFSSGTDHCDWIMIGAMVGDESGKPLMPPKILHVLLPRSDYDIDQDSWNVVGLRGTGSKDLIVKDAFLPTYRTLDAGKVFDGTAWKEAGRTETLYKFPFSCIFPLGITSSLIGIAEGALACNMAAQRERVTVSGVPIKEDPYVLFAIGEAAAEIAASRAAILETVDRFWDMTEKGQEVSFELRAIGRRTQTAAAWRAVRAVDEIFARSGGGALQLSTPMQRFWRDAHAGLAHAIHVPGSIFHASTLSQLGGEPQGIHRSMI from the coding sequence ATGGGTCAGGTTCTGGACAACATCTCACAGTTCGCCGACGAGATCCGCGCTGACGGGGTCGAGGGCGACAAGCTGATGCGCTTGACGGACGGCAGCGCGAAGCGCTTGCGCGACTCCGGCGTCATCCGGATGTTGCAGCCGAAGGAGTTCGGTGGCCTCGAGGCGCATCCGCGTGAATTCGCCGAGACGGCAATGGCTATCGGTGCGATGGACGGTGCCACCGGTTGGGTCAGCGGCATCGTCGGTGTGCATCCGTGGGAGCTTGCGTTCTTCGACCGCAAGGCTCAGGAAGAGGTGTGGGGAACCGATCCCGATACGTGGATGGCGTCGCCGTATGCGCCGATGGGTGTGGCGAGGCCGGTCGAGGGTGGGTACATCCTCAACGGTCGTTGGTCGTTCTCGTCCGGTACCGATCATTGTGACTGGATCATGATCGGTGCGATGGTCGGTGACGAGTCCGGTAAGCCGTTGATGCCGCCGAAGATTCTGCACGTGTTGTTGCCGCGTTCGGATTACGACATCGACCAGGACAGCTGGAATGTCGTGGGCCTGCGCGGTACGGGGTCGAAGGATCTGATCGTCAAGGATGCGTTCTTGCCGACGTATCGGACTCTTGATGCGGGAAAGGTTTTCGACGGGACGGCGTGGAAGGAAGCGGGTCGTACGGAGACGTTGTACAAGTTCCCGTTCTCGTGCATTTTCCCGTTGGGGATCACCTCGTCGTTGATCGGTATCGCCGAAGGTGCGTTGGCGTGCAACATGGCTGCGCAGCGTGAGCGGGTGACGGTCAGTGGTGTTCCGATCAAGGAAGATCCGTACGTGCTGTTCGCGATCGGTGAGGCGGCGGCCGAGATCGCTGCTTCTCGGGCTGCGATCTTGGAGACGGTGGATCGTTTCTGGGACATGACGGAGAAGGGGCAGGAAGTTTCGTTCGAGCTTCGTGCGATCGGTCGGCGTACGCAGACTGCTGCGGCGTGGCGTGCGGTGCGGGCGGTGGACGAGATCTTTGCTCGTTCCGGTGGTGGGGCTTTGCAGTTGAGCACGCCGATGCAGCGGTTCTGGCGTGACGCTCATGCCGGTCTCGCGCACGCGATCCATGTACCCGGTTCCATTTTCCATGCGTCGACGCTCTCGCAGCTCGGTGGCGAACCGCAGGGTATCCACCGCTCGATGATCTAG
- a CDS encoding alpha/beta fold hydrolase: protein MTTELSYEGTLKELQTDLGVLRYHEAGDGPPLLLLHGSGPGVTGWRNYRGVLADFAKHFHCYVLEFPGFGVSDPGPDHPMMMAQASVGMFLDGLGLGPVHMIGNSMGGIVATKVAIDEPHRVSKLVTIGGMGKNTFSPGPGEGIKLLMEFTDNPTREALVRWLHSMVFDRAVVTEQLIEERWALATEPTTLEIARRMYSSKAMAAMGAAAAASTAVPYWAQLNKIKAPTLLTWGRDDRVSPVDMAILPMRDIPNGEVHIFPNCGHWTMIEARDAWVASVLAFLTRPEGK, encoded by the coding sequence ATGACGACTGAACTGAGCTACGAGGGAACTCTGAAGGAACTGCAGACCGATCTCGGTGTGCTCCGGTACCACGAAGCCGGCGACGGCCCGCCGCTCCTGCTGCTGCACGGATCGGGCCCCGGCGTCACCGGTTGGCGTAACTACCGCGGCGTTCTCGCGGACTTCGCGAAGCACTTCCACTGCTACGTTCTCGAGTTTCCCGGATTCGGCGTCAGCGATCCCGGCCCCGACCATCCGATGATGATGGCGCAGGCGTCGGTCGGGATGTTCCTCGACGGCCTCGGCCTCGGCCCGGTCCACATGATCGGTAACTCCATGGGCGGCATCGTCGCCACCAAGGTCGCGATCGACGAGCCGCACCGGGTGAGCAAGCTCGTCACCATCGGCGGCATGGGAAAGAACACCTTCTCGCCGGGGCCCGGTGAAGGCATCAAACTTCTCATGGAGTTCACCGACAACCCCACCCGCGAAGCCCTGGTCCGCTGGTTGCATTCGATGGTCTTCGACCGTGCCGTCGTCACCGAGCAGCTCATCGAAGAGCGTTGGGCCCTGGCCACCGAGCCGACGACGCTCGAGATCGCCCGTCGTATGTACAGCAGCAAGGCCATGGCCGCCATGGGCGCGGCTGCCGCTGCGTCGACCGCCGTGCCGTACTGGGCGCAGCTGAACAAGATCAAGGCGCCGACGCTGTTGACCTGGGGACGCGACGACCGCGTCAGCCCCGTGGACATGGCGATTCTGCCGATGCGCGACATCCCCAACGGCGAAGTTCACATCTTCCCCAACTGCGGACACTGGACGATGATCGAAGCTCGCGACGCCTGGGTCGCGTCCGTTCTGGCATTTCTGACGCGTCCAGAAGGCAAGTAA
- a CDS encoding IclR family transcriptional regulator has protein sequence MTIVDMNDTLSTVQTAGGQPKKDLPPSMVERMTLILDAFDGRAARLTLEEVACRTQLPRSTVHRILDQLVKLDWVDHASFGYCLGRRALGLGGGDGGHSQIREAAAPLLHELHLQTGMVVHLSVLDGRESVYLDKVGGRFAAALPSRVGGRVLAHSTAGGKAMLAWIDPERVDALFGASLPRCTENTITDVAVLHQELNRIRQRRGLAFERGESARGVACVASAIRGHEGPVGSIALCGDMRTAQLERVAPLVVDAAREVSRTLYPELGAPRRGRKTPPVPTNTFSAETMDRLLAASSDHWI, from the coding sequence ATGACCATTGTTGACATGAACGACACACTGTCCACCGTCCAGACTGCCGGTGGGCAACCCAAGAAGGATCTGCCGCCGTCGATGGTCGAGCGGATGACACTGATTCTCGACGCCTTCGACGGCCGCGCCGCGCGGCTGACGCTGGAAGAGGTCGCGTGCCGTACTCAGTTGCCGCGCTCCACGGTCCACCGCATTCTCGATCAGCTGGTCAAGCTGGACTGGGTCGATCACGCATCGTTCGGCTACTGCCTCGGGCGTCGCGCGCTCGGCCTCGGTGGTGGCGACGGCGGCCACAGCCAGATCCGCGAAGCCGCTGCACCGCTTCTGCACGAACTGCACCTGCAGACCGGCATGGTCGTTCACCTGTCGGTGCTCGACGGACGCGAGAGCGTCTATCTCGACAAGGTCGGCGGACGATTCGCCGCGGCGCTCCCGTCCCGCGTCGGCGGCAGAGTGCTCGCTCATTCGACGGCTGGTGGCAAGGCGATGCTGGCGTGGATCGACCCTGAGCGCGTCGACGCTCTGTTCGGGGCTTCTCTTCCCCGCTGTACCGAGAACACGATCACCGACGTCGCTGTGCTCCACCAGGAACTGAACCGCATCCGTCAGCGTCGGGGACTGGCCTTCGAACGCGGGGAGTCGGCGCGTGGAGTCGCTTGTGTGGCTTCGGCAATTCGCGGACACGAGGGTCCCGTCGGCAGCATCGCGTTGTGTGGTGACATGCGGACCGCTCAGCTCGAGCGAGTTGCTCCGCTGGTCGTCGACGCGGCTCGCGAGGTCTCGCGGACGCTGTACCCCGAACTGGGTGCTCCTCGCCGCGGCCGCAAAACGCCTCCCGTTCCGACCAATACGTTCTCGGCGGAGACGATGGATCGCCTGCTGGCAGCGTCGTCCGACCACTGGATCTGA
- a CDS encoding TIGR03619 family F420-dependent LLM class oxidoreductase, giving the protein MHLGIVTPVLIQHPSTRSEWEASADIGEIATVAATADRLGFHHLTCSEHVAVPEEIAAERGGTYWDPLATLGFLAARTSRILLATQVLVLGYHHPLEIAKRYGTLDRVSNGRLILGLGVGTLKQEFDLINAPFADRGARADDALAALRASLSTPTPEYHGEFYDYSGFVVEPHAVQKRVPLWIGGRTKRSLRRATTHGDGWVPFGLRFSELKEMLDATTLPDGFDVVLPAGAPLDPLGNRESSLRALTRVRDAGATIASCSVGARSVEHYCEQLEELHRIALTEGFAFTTS; this is encoded by the coding sequence ATGCACCTGGGAATCGTCACACCGGTCCTGATTCAGCACCCGAGCACACGCTCGGAGTGGGAGGCAAGTGCTGACATCGGCGAGATCGCCACAGTGGCCGCCACGGCGGATCGACTCGGTTTCCATCATCTGACCTGCAGTGAACACGTGGCGGTCCCAGAGGAGATTGCCGCCGAGCGCGGCGGAACCTACTGGGATCCGCTCGCCACCCTTGGTTTTCTCGCCGCGCGTACATCAAGAATCCTGCTGGCGACGCAGGTGCTGGTGTTGGGCTACCACCACCCCCTCGAGATCGCCAAGCGTTACGGAACGCTTGATCGAGTCAGCAATGGACGCCTGATACTCGGCCTCGGGGTGGGGACTCTGAAACAAGAATTCGATCTCATAAATGCTCCATTTGCCGACCGAGGAGCGCGCGCTGACGATGCCTTGGCCGCACTTCGGGCATCACTGTCGACGCCGACTCCGGAGTATCACGGCGAGTTCTACGACTACTCCGGATTTGTCGTCGAACCCCACGCCGTCCAGAAACGGGTGCCGCTGTGGATCGGCGGCCGGACCAAGAGATCGCTGCGCCGGGCCACCACACACGGCGACGGGTGGGTGCCGTTCGGGCTGCGATTCTCCGAACTGAAGGAAATGCTCGACGCCACGACGCTCCCCGACGGATTCGACGTGGTGCTTCCCGCCGGTGCTCCGCTCGATCCTCTCGGCAATCGCGAATCCTCCCTTCGCGCCTTGACTCGCGTCCGTGACGCCGGGGCGACCATCGCCAGTTGCTCGGTCGGCGCTCGAAGCGTCGAGCACTACTGCGAACAACTCGAAGAACTTCACCGAATCGCCCTCACCGAGGGCTTCGCTTTCACCACTTCCTGA
- a CDS encoding nuclear transport factor 2 family protein — MTDSTALIESLLARVELLEDKLAITELLTTYSPAVDSGSADEVANLWLEDGVYDVDTGAMHGRGELRAMVHSASHQNWIMNGAAHMMTPAHIRIDGNKAVATCHSQLVIKDPENPTGFKVLRITANRWELIKTDGEWKVELRTNALLDGRPEARALLAAGVTA, encoded by the coding sequence ATGACCGACTCGACCGCCCTGATCGAATCCCTGCTCGCCCGAGTGGAATTGCTCGAGGACAAGCTCGCGATCACCGAACTGCTGACCACATACAGCCCTGCCGTCGACAGCGGATCAGCCGACGAGGTCGCGAACCTGTGGCTCGAGGACGGCGTCTACGACGTCGATACCGGTGCGATGCACGGCCGCGGCGAACTGCGCGCGATGGTTCACAGCGCCTCACACCAGAACTGGATCATGAACGGCGCGGCCCACATGATGACACCCGCGCACATCCGCATCGACGGCAACAAGGCCGTCGCGACCTGCCATTCGCAGTTGGTCATCAAAGACCCCGAGAACCCGACGGGATTCAAGGTCCTCCGCATCACCGCGAACCGCTGGGAACTGATCAAGACGGACGGCGAGTGGAAGGTCGAACTGCGTACCAACGCCCTCCTCGACGGCCGACCCGAGGCTCGCGCTCTCCTGGCTGCCGGCGTGACGGCCTAA
- a CDS encoding Nramp family divalent metal transporter has translation MSTSTQEPTTPRRRPTGRSIALLGPAFVAAIAYVDPGNVAANLTAGAKYGYLLIWVLVLANAMAVLVQYLSAKLGLVSGRSLPEMLGQRLRKNNRRAFWLQAEMMAIATDVAEVIGGAIALNLLFNIPLFLGGLITGCVSMVILTIQSRRGQRTFEFVVMGLLAIITIGFLTGLAFTDVSGSEAVAGLVPRFEGTETVLLAASMLGATVMPHAIYLHSALARDRHGHIKPGPRLQRLLKVTRWDVVVALIIAGGVNIGMLLLAASALRGVPGTDTIDGAHAAIENSLGPGVAVVFAIGLLASGLASTSVGCAAGAEIMHGLLAIRIPVITRRIVTLIPALIVLGLGVDPTLALVLSQVVLSLCIPFAIIPLVRMTSDPELMGDARNAPLTTVAAWIAAGLIVALNVALLVLTVTG, from the coding sequence ATGAGCACCAGTACGCAAGAGCCGACGACTCCGCGCCGACGACCCACGGGGAGATCCATCGCCCTGCTCGGTCCGGCGTTCGTCGCGGCAATCGCGTACGTCGATCCGGGCAACGTCGCCGCCAACCTCACCGCCGGCGCCAAGTACGGCTACCTCCTCATCTGGGTACTCGTACTCGCCAACGCGATGGCCGTCCTCGTGCAGTATCTGTCCGCGAAACTCGGTCTCGTCTCCGGCAGATCCCTGCCCGAAATGCTGGGTCAGCGCCTGCGTAAGAACAACCGCCGCGCCTTCTGGCTCCAGGCCGAGATGATGGCGATCGCGACCGACGTCGCCGAAGTCATCGGCGGCGCCATCGCACTCAACCTGCTCTTCAACATCCCGCTCTTCCTCGGCGGACTGATCACCGGATGCGTGTCGATGGTCATCCTGACGATCCAAAGTCGGCGCGGACAGCGCACTTTCGAGTTCGTGGTCATGGGATTGCTGGCCATCATCACCATCGGCTTCCTGACCGGGCTCGCCTTCACCGACGTCTCCGGCAGCGAGGCCGTCGCCGGACTGGTCCCCCGCTTCGAAGGAACCGAGACCGTACTGCTCGCCGCCAGCATGCTCGGAGCAACGGTCATGCCGCACGCGATCTACCTTCACTCCGCATTGGCACGTGATCGCCACGGCCACATCAAACCCGGCCCACGGTTGCAGCGATTACTCAAAGTCACCCGTTGGGATGTCGTTGTCGCGTTGATCATCGCCGGTGGCGTGAACATCGGCATGCTGCTGCTGGCCGCTTCGGCGCTGCGCGGAGTACCCGGCACCGACACCATCGACGGTGCGCATGCCGCGATCGAGAATTCGCTCGGCCCGGGCGTAGCCGTGGTGTTCGCGATCGGCCTCCTCGCCTCCGGACTCGCGTCGACCTCCGTGGGATGCGCGGCCGGCGCCGAGATCATGCATGGTCTTCTGGCCATTCGGATTCCGGTGATCACACGCCGGATCGTCACGCTCATCCCGGCACTGATCGTGCTCGGACTCGGCGTCGACCCGACGCTGGCGCTCGTGCTCAGCCAAGTGGTCTTGAGCCTGTGCATCCCCTTCGCGATCATCCCGCTGGTGCGAATGACCTCGGACCCCGAACTCATGGGCGACGCGCGCAATGCCCCGCTCACGACCGTCGCGGCGTGGATTGCGGCGGGCTTGATCGTTGCACTCAACGTCGCTCTGCTGGTTCTGACGGTGACAGGCTAG